A window from Chryseobacterium vaccae encodes these proteins:
- a CDS encoding M28 family peptidase, with translation MKKITTIILLSLTAYHLNGQTFIQAYQDRANKVSQTNITSNLQAFGDLGVKMTGSPVNTSAFNWIKNKYLSYGYTAGQIVEDPFTFDYTANTTISSKNLVITKTGTLYPNTYVIICAHYDTINGPGVNDNGSGTSILLEAARILKDVPTDYSIKFIHFSGEEQGLYGSKHYANDVVYQNNSRNIDVKLVFNIDQVGGQLGNNNTIIKCERDVSGLSTNNAMSNQITQELATCTTLYSPLQTVITNAYSSDYIPFEQKNEIITGFYENIQSSRPHTANDTFANVDPVYVYKIGKAAVGALQHFASASSVLGTDEVHAENELAAIKIYPNPAKDIIHIELPESVKNFNVELSDMNGRLLLNSENEDRILTSNLINGTYMVTVKSDQNTVTRKVIIEK, from the coding sequence GTGAAAAAAATAACGACTATTATTCTTCTTTCTTTGACAGCTTACCACCTTAACGGGCAAACTTTTATCCAAGCTTATCAAGACAGGGCCAACAAGGTTTCTCAAACTAATATAACTTCTAACCTTCAGGCTTTCGGAGATTTAGGCGTAAAAATGACAGGCTCACCTGTTAATACGAGTGCTTTCAACTGGATTAAAAATAAATATCTTTCGTATGGTTATACTGCCGGACAAATTGTGGAAGATCCTTTCACTTTTGATTATACAGCTAATACAACAATAAGTTCTAAAAACCTTGTTATTACGAAAACCGGAACACTTTATCCCAATACGTATGTAATTATCTGTGCTCATTATGACACGATTAACGGGCCTGGTGTAAATGATAATGGAAGCGGCACTTCTATCCTTCTGGAAGCGGCAAGGATTTTAAAAGATGTTCCCACTGATTATTCTATAAAATTCATTCATTTTTCAGGAGAAGAACAGGGACTTTACGGAAGTAAGCATTATGCCAATGATGTTGTTTACCAGAATAACAGCCGTAATATTGACGTAAAGCTGGTATTCAATATAGATCAGGTAGGCGGCCAGCTGGGTAATAATAATACTATCATCAAATGTGAAAGAGACGTAAGCGGGCTATCTACTAACAATGCGATGTCTAACCAGATCACTCAGGAGCTGGCGACCTGCACCACTTTATATTCACCACTACAGACCGTGATTACCAATGCTTATTCATCAGACTATATCCCTTTTGAGCAGAAAAACGAGATTATTACCGGGTTTTATGAGAATATTCAAAGCTCCCGCCCTCATACCGCCAATGATACTTTTGCCAATGTAGATCCTGTTTATGTTTATAAAATAGGAAAAGCTGCTGTAGGAGCGCTTCAGCATTTTGCCTCTGCATCCAGTGTATTGGGAACCGATGAAGTTCATGCAGAAAACGAGCTGGCAGCCATCAAAATCTACCCTAACCCGGCTAAGGATATTATTCATATTGAGCTGCCGGAAAGCGTTAAAAACTTCAATGTAGAACTTAGTGATATGAATGGCCGTTTACTGTTGAATTCAGAAAATGAGGACAGAATACTAACTTCTAACCTTATTAACGGAACCTATATGGTAACGGTAAAATCTGACCAAAACACAGTGACCCGAAAGGTCATTATTGAGAAATAG
- the rplT gene encoding 50S ribosomal protein L20, with amino-acid sequence MPRSVNAVASRARRKKIFKQAKGFFGRRKNVWTVAKNAVEKAMQYAYRGRKEKKRNFRSLWITRINAGTREHGMSYSQFMGALKKNNIELNRKVLADLAMNHPEAFKAVVDQVK; translated from the coding sequence ATGCCTAGATCAGTAAATGCCGTAGCTTCAAGAGCTCGCAGAAAGAAAATTTTTAAGCAAGCTAAAGGTTTTTTCGGTAGAAGAAAGAACGTTTGGACTGTAGCTAAAAATGCGGTTGAAAAAGCAATGCAATATGCTTACCGCGGAAGAAAAGAGAAAAAGAGAAATTTCAGATCACTTTGGATCACTCGTATCAACGCGGGAACAAGAGAGCACGGAATGTCTTACTCTCAGTTTATGGGAGCTCTTAAAAAGAACAACATTGAGCTTAACAGAAAAGTTTTAGCAGATTTAGCAATGAATCACCCTGAAGCTTTCAAAGCTGTTGTAGATCAAGTAAAATAA
- the rpmI gene encoding 50S ribosomal protein L35 codes for MPKLKTKSGAKKRFALTGSGKIKRKNAFKSHILTKKETKQKRNLTQTSYVAAVDTKSVLRQLAIK; via the coding sequence ATGCCAAAATTAAAAACGAAATCAGGTGCTAAGAAACGTTTTGCTCTTACCGGATCTGGTAAGATCAAAAGAAAAAATGCTTTCAAAAGCCACATCTTAACTAAGAAAGAAACTAAGCAGAAGAGAAATCTTACGCAGACTTCTTACGTTGCTGCTGTGGACACAAAGAGCGTTCTACGTCAATTAGCCATTAAGTAG
- a CDS encoding glycosyltransferase family protein produces MKFGYRLFFILSLIVFFLTCYFYYPFFSDDSLISLRYAQRFLEGKGLTWNDGHPVEGYSNLLWVLGVSLFGKLGIDLIFSARILGILCTVGMIGTILRYFSQQPVKKEFVFFGVGLLVTTPTLAVWAVGGLEQPMYALLVTLVIIEVLKIVNTGSLKRGLYLSVWLGLLALTRPDGFLFTLLASFFLLATNLKNRTQLAKIVLFSFIIPSLFLLGQLAFRYTYYGEIVPNTALVKVKVTLHHILRGGYYQLRAFVGTLIISSLGLYFLYILVFRKKNITGFYFLLNIAAWAGYVTSVGGDIFPANRHYYVLLIFFTFAIILGLNVSPQFNFKQKKIQSVLIPALIINAIIQLFIPQNYRAAKERWEFRGMELGQELKNTFPDNTLIAVTAAGCIPYSSELPTVDMLGLNDYYLPRHPPANFGNGALGHELGDANYVLERNPDIIIFNTGSIPFFSFGEQMTRDQRFTDGFSRVDLRLKNEDYILYFNKYSKNTGINLVKNELTVPGYFFKNTTDTLSVFKQNKLVKNMIKGNTYTVVLKSIPSKKWAVKSVNHQKDNDKLQSTVAQNGGVIKISVIPTHNILLESLVVEAED; encoded by the coding sequence ATGAAATTTGGATATCGACTTTTTTTCATTCTTTCCCTTATTGTATTCTTCCTGACCTGTTACTTCTACTACCCTTTTTTCTCCGATGACAGCCTGATCTCTCTCCGATATGCACAGCGCTTTTTAGAAGGTAAAGGACTGACCTGGAATGACGGGCATCCTGTGGAAGGCTACTCCAACCTTCTTTGGGTTCTTGGGGTTTCCTTGTTTGGCAAACTGGGTATTGACCTTATTTTTTCGGCAAGGATACTGGGTATTCTGTGTACTGTTGGGATGATAGGCACTATTCTCCGGTACTTCAGCCAACAGCCTGTAAAAAAGGAATTTGTATTTTTTGGTGTGGGATTGCTGGTAACGACTCCTACCCTTGCCGTGTGGGCAGTCGGAGGTCTGGAACAGCCTATGTATGCTCTCTTGGTTACCCTGGTTATCATTGAAGTATTGAAAATTGTCAATACCGGAAGCCTGAAAAGAGGGCTTTACCTTTCTGTATGGCTGGGACTTCTTGCCCTTACCAGGCCGGATGGATTTTTATTTACCCTTCTGGCTTCATTTTTCCTGTTAGCTACAAATCTGAAAAACAGGACCCAATTAGCTAAAATAGTGTTGTTCAGCTTTATCATCCCTTCTTTATTTCTTTTGGGACAATTGGCTTTCAGATATACTTATTATGGTGAAATTGTTCCCAATACAGCGTTAGTTAAAGTAAAAGTTACTCTTCATCATATTCTGAGAGGTGGATATTATCAGCTTAGAGCATTTGTCGGAACTCTGATTATTTCTTCTCTGGGACTCTATTTTCTATATATTCTTGTCTTCAGGAAAAAAAATATCACTGGTTTCTATTTTTTGTTAAATATCGCTGCATGGGCAGGTTATGTAACATCAGTCGGAGGTGATATTTTCCCGGCCAACAGACATTATTATGTTTTGCTTATTTTCTTTACGTTTGCTATTATTTTAGGGCTGAACGTTTCCCCTCAATTCAATTTTAAACAAAAAAAAATACAGTCTGTACTGATCCCTGCACTGATTATTAATGCCATTATACAGCTTTTTATTCCACAGAATTACAGAGCCGCCAAAGAAAGATGGGAGTTCCGTGGAATGGAATTAGGCCAAGAACTCAAAAATACCTTTCCTGATAATACCCTGATTGCGGTTACTGCGGCCGGATGTATTCCCTATTCATCAGAACTTCCGACAGTAGATATGCTGGGATTAAATGACTATTATCTTCCGAGACATCCACCTGCTAATTTTGGAAACGGAGCTTTAGGGCATGAACTAGGTGATGCCAATTATGTTCTTGAAAGAAATCCGGATATCATTATTTTCAATACCGGCAGTATTCCTTTTTTCTCTTTTGGAGAACAGATGACTAGAGATCAAAGATTTACTGATGGCTTTAGCCGTGTTGATCTCCGGTTAAAAAATGAAGATTACATCCTCTATTTTAATAAATACAGTAAGAATACGGGAATTAATCTGGTCAAAAATGAACTAACCGTTCCTGGTTATTTCTTTAAAAATACGACTGATACTCTAAGTGTTTTCAAACAGAACAAACTGGTAAAGAATATGATCAAAGGAAATACCTATACCGTGGTTCTGAAATCTATTCCGTCTAAAAAATGGGCTGTAAAATCAGTCAATCATCAAAAAGATAATGATAAGCTTCAGAGCACGGTTGCACAGAATGGCGGGGTGATAAAGATATCCGTTATTCCCACCCACAACATTTTATTAGAATCTCTGGTAGTAGAGGCAGAAGATTAA